The following nucleotide sequence is from Desulfovibrio aminophilus DSM 12254.
GGCCATGATCAGGGTGCGGCCGTCCACCACGGCTTCCACGCCGTTGCTGCGCTCGATGGGCTTGAAATAGACGTAGCGCTTCGAGCGCACGAGCGCCTTGACGCTCGCCGTCAATGTGGCCCGCTCCGTGGCGGAGACGGACTCCGTGCCCGTTGTTTTCGCCAATGCCTTGTGACTCATGGATTATTCCAGACTCCAGCGTCTCGCATAAAAATTCTATGCTTATGTATTCGTAATGAGGGCCCGCGTCAAACGCGTCCTGCCCGCCCCTTGATCGCGGAATCGACGGACGGCTGGCGGGAAACTCCTGCCGCGCGGGGAAAATCGGGCACTCCCACCGCTTCGTTCCCTCACTTTCCCCCCGCGCTTTTTTTTGAAACAGAAATCACGCCGGCCGACTTCCGGTAGAAAAACCGATAGCTCCGTCTTGGCAGACGCGCGGGGGTCTGCTACGAACCGGACACCGCATGGAGAGCACCACACCATCCCCCCGGCCGCGTTCCCGCGCGGCGGTCCTGAAGGCCGCGATCTTCCTCGCCACGGCCTGCGGCATCATCATCGCCCTGTTCTCCCTGGCCGACTTCTCCCGCCTCACCGCCTCCCTGGCCCAGGCCCGCCCGGGACCGATCCTGGCCGCGGCCCTGCTGCAGGCGCTCGCCGCGGCCCTGCGCGCCGAACGGCTGCGCCGCATCCTGGGCGGCTCCCCGGCCTTCGGCCGGGTCTTCCACATCGCCAACACGGGCAACATGGTCAATTGCCTCATCCCCCTGCGCGCGGGGGAGTTCTGCATGACCTTCCTGCTGGCCGGGAGCCTGAAACACGGCGCGAGCGAGGCGCTCTCGAAAATCTTCGTGGACCGCCTGCTGGACCTGATGACCGTGACGCTCCTGTTCATCGCCACGGCTCTGTCCCTGCCCGGCGACGCGACGGCCGCTCCCGGCCTGCGCGGGGCGGCCGCGGTCTGCGCCGTGATCCTGCCCGCGACCTGGCTCCTGCTCTTCCTGCTCTCCCGCTTCCAGACCCCCATGCTGCGCCTGCTGAAACGCCTGGCCGCGCCCTTCCGCTTCCTGCCCTGGGACTCGCTGGAGGGCAGGATCCGCTCCGGCATCGCGGGCCTCGACGTCCTCTTCCGGCCCCGGGAGCTGTTCCTCCTGCTTCTCCGCTCCCTGCTCATCTGGACCCTCATCGCGGCCTCCTACCATTTCGGCATGGCCGCCCTCTTCCCGCCGCCCGCCTTCCAGGCCGCGCTCCTGGCCATGTGCCTCACCGTGGTGGGCCTGATGGCCGTGGCGGCCCCGGCCGGGATCGGCGCCGTCCACGGGGCCATCGTCCTGGCCCTCTCCCTGTTCGGCGTGCCGGTGGACCAGGGCCTGGCCTTCGCCCTGCTCTACCACGCCCTGGTCACGACGCTGAACGTGGCCCTGGGGCTCGTCGGGACACACGCCCTCGGGCTCAGGCCCGGCCGCCTGCTGCGCCTCTCGGCGCGGCGCGGCGCGGACTCTCCGGACGAGGCGGCCCCGCGCTGAACCTCTGACCCGCCGGAGCCCGATGACGCTGGACGCCCGGCCTCGGGACGGGCTATAGGAAACGGACCCCTTCATCCGCACCAACCAAGGCCGTCCGCGTGGAAACCGTCCTGCTGCTCAATCCCCCGGGGAAGAAACGCTATATCCGGGACTATTTCTGCAGCAAGGTCTCCAAGAGCGGCTATCTCTACCCGCCCACGGACCTGCTCCTGCAAAGCGGCCTCCTGGCCCGGGACTTCCGGGTGTCGGCCCTGGACGCCGTGGCCGAGGGACTCTCGCCCGAGGCCGCGATTGAGCGCGTCGCCGCGTCGCGGCCGGACCATCTGCTGACCCTGGCCGGGGCGGTCTCCCTGGGCGAGGACGCGGAATTCCTGGCGCGGCTGCGGCGCGCGGTCCCGTCCATCCGCTCGGCGGTGGGCATCGGCGACCTCTTCCTGGAGAACCCGGCGGCCGCCCTGGAACGATTCGCGGGCCTGGACGCCGTGGCCGTGGACTTCACCGCCGACGGCCCGGGACGCTTCTTCGCCGGGCGCGACGATCACGGCCTGGCCACGCGCGGCGGCGGTCCGGGCGCGGCCCCGGCCCGGGGCGAGTTCTCCATCCCCGTGCCGCGCCACGACCTCTTCGCCTCCCCGCGCTACCGCTACCCCTTCGTGCGCCGCCGGCCCTTCGCCGTGGTCCTGACCAACTTCGGCTGTCCCTACCGCTGTTCGTTCTGCGTCATGCCCGGCCTGGGCTTCAAATCCCGGGCGGTGGAGAACGTGCTGGAGGAGCTGGACCTGCTCAAGGCCCGGGGCTGCCGCGACCTCTACTTCAACGACCAGACCTTCGGCGCGGACCGGCCCCGGACGCGGGCCCTGCTGGAGGCCATGATCCGCCGGAAATACGGCTTCGGCTTCGTCTGTTTCACCCGCGTGGACCTCATGAACCGGGAGTTCCTGCTTCTGCTCCGGCGGGCGGGCTGCCACACGGTCATGTTCGGGGCCGAGAGCGCCGACGACGCCTTGCTCGAATCCTACTCCAAGAACATCACCGCCGGGGGCGTCATGGCCGCCCGCGCGGCCTGCCGGGAGCTGGGCCTGCGCACGGTGGCCACCTTCATCCTCGGCCTGCCCGGCGAGACCGAGGAGAGCGCGCTGGCGACCATCGCCTTCGCCAAGCGCCTGGACCCGGACTTCGCCTCCTTCAACCTGGCCGTGCCGCGCATGGGCACGCCCCTGCGCCGGGAAGCCCTGGACCGGGGCTACGCCGACCCCGAAAACCGGGAGATGGACCAGTCCGGCTCACGGGCCTCGCTGGCCACGGAGAGCCTCGCGGCCGAGCGGGCCGAGGCCCTACGCAACCGCGCCAGCCGGGAGTTCTACCTGCGGCCCGGGAAGATCCTCGGCAGGCTTCTGGACGTGCGCACCACGGTGGACGCCCTGAACCTGACCCGCGACGGGCTGGGGGTCATGGCCGACGCCGCGCGCGGCCTGTGGCGGGAACGGAAGGGGTCCGGGCGCTAGGGCCGCCGCCCGAGGGCGACCTGGGCCATCCCGAGCACCGACTCCACGGAAATGCCCTTCATGCAGCGGTTGTCCCGGCAGGGCGAGCGCTTCTGGTTGTAGGCCGAGATGCACGGGCTGCAGGCCAGCTCCAGGCTCACGGCCCGCACCCGGGGCCCCAGGGGCCGGAAGATCTTCGGCGTTTCCGGGCCGAAGAGGACGATCACGTCGATCTCGGCCGCGCCCGCCAGATGCGCCGGGCCGGAGTCGTTCGTCACCAGCAGGTCGGCGGCGTGGAACAGCTCCATGAGGTCCGGCAGGCCGGTGCGGCCCGCGAGGTTGTGGACGCGGGGATGCGGAAGCTCCCGCAGCAGCCGCTCCACGGCCGCCCGTTCCCCGGGCGCGCCGATGAAGCCCACCAGCACGTCCGGCGGTTCGGCCAGCCGGGCCGCCAGCTCCAGGTAGTTGGCTTCCGGCCAGCGGCGGTTGGGGGCCATGTCGCTGGCGTTCACGTTCAGCAGCACGAGCCGCCAGGAGGGCTCCCAGCCGGGGCACAGGCTCCGCAGCATCTCCTCCACCCGCGCGCGCAGGGCCGGATCCGAAGGCACGCGCGGCAACTCCAGATCCTCCAGGGGCACGGCGACCTTGGCCGCCGGTTCCGGGCCCGGCTCCTCGGCCAGGGACTCCACCAGGGCCGCGTAGGTCTGGGCCGCGTGCAGATGGGGCGAGTAGACCAGCCGGTGGGTGAGCAGGCCGCCGGTGTAGCGGCCCTCGTCGTGGAAACGGAAGAAGCCCGCCCGGATCGGGGCCCCGGACAGGGCGGCCAGGAGCGTGCTGAAGCGGGCGAAGGTCTCCAGGTTGACCGTGGCGTCGGGGGCCAGGGCGCGCATGCGGGCGATGGCGGCCAGGGTGTCGCGGCAGAAGGTCCAGAGGCCGTCGGTGCGGATGACGATGCGCCGGTCGCGGGGAAAGCGCAGGGCGTCGAGCACCTGTCCGCCCAGGCCGAAGGTCAGAACCCAGGGCTCGGCCCCGGGGTGGCGTTCCTCCAGGCGGCGCATGGCCGCCTGCGCGGCCACGAAGGCCCCGGACTCGGCCAGTTGGATGAAGATCACGCGGCGCAGGCGCTCGGGACGCGGCCGGGGACGTCGGAACAGGCGCGCGACCCGCAGCCAGAGCGTGAGCAGCAGGCAGCAGGGCGCGCCCAGCCAGAAGTCGATGAACCGCATGAACTGAACCGGCATCCGCCTCTCCCGTCTCGTGCGTAAGCCCGCGCCGCGAGGCGGCGGAGGCTGGGCGGCAGGCTAAGCCATGCCCGCCGTTCTGGCAAGATTTTCGGCGCGGATCACGGGAAGGCGTCCCGGACGATCAGCGCGGCGGCAGCCCGTTCCCGGCCAGAAAGGCTTCCAGGCGGTCCAGGCAGGCCTCCAGGCCCAAGGCGTCCGTGTCCAGCGTCAGGGCGGGATTCTCGGGCGCCTCGTAGGGCGCGGAAATCCCGGTGTAGTTCTTGATCCTGCCCTGGCGGGCCAGGCGGTAATAGCCCTTGATGTCCCGGCGTTCGCACTCCTCCAGGGAGCAGCGCACGTAGACCTCGTGAAAGTCGGCGTCGCCGAGGATGCGGCGCACGTTCTCCCGGTCCGCGCGCATGGGCGAGATGAAGGCGCAGAAGCAGACGATCCCGGCGTCCAGGAAGAGCTTCACGGACTCGGCGATGCGGCGCACGTTCTCGGTGCGGTCGTCGGCGCTGAAGCTCAGGTCGGCGCAAAGCCCGTGGCGGATCTTGTCCCCGTCGAAGACGTAGGTGCGCACGCCCCGGTCGTGCAGGCGCTTCTCCAGGGCATGGGCCAGGGTGGACTTGCCCGAGCCGGACAGGCCGGTGAACCAGAGGGCCAGGGAGCGGTGTCCGTTGGCGGCCTCGCGGTGGCGACGCAGAACCTGCGCCGGAGGCGGGCAGGTGGCGGCGTTGCTCGCGTGCCGGCACTGCTCGGTCAGGGTCTTCCCGTCGGGGTCGTCGTTCGTCATGGGCTCTCCCGGGCGATGGGGGGGCGCGGTCCCCGGTCGGGGCGCGTCCGATTCCGGCTTCCTATATACGACGAAGCTCCCTTGGTCCAGTTTCCACCCCGCCGAGCCCTCAGCAAACATTCTTCAGGCCACGACGACGGCCGCGCCCGGACGGGCGCGAGGGAGGAAGACCCGCCGCATTCGGGCCGAGCGGGGGTCGTCAGCCCTTGCGGCCCTTGCAGACGAGATCGATGTCGAAGCTGATGGAGTCGCCGCGGTAGACCACGTTGGCGAAATAGAGCAGCCGCCCTTCCGCGCCCAGGACATGGCGGCGCACCAGGGCCACCGGGGCGTCCACCGCGATGTCCAGGCAGCGGGCGGACTCCGGGTCGGCCGTGCTGATGGTCAGGGTCTGCGCGCCCTCGGTCACCTCTTCCCGGTCGTTGAGCACGGAGAGCACGGTGATGCTCCGGTAGAGATCCGGGGCGCGGTCGAAGACCTCCTGGTCCAGGTAGATGTCCAGCACGGCGTAGGGGCGGCCGTCCCGGCCGTGGACCCGGCGCATGTACTGGTAGGCCGCCGCCGGGCGTCCGGGCACGTCGTCCAGGGGCGGCGGGGGCGCCTCCCGGCGCTCCGCGAGGATGTCCAGGGAGGTGCCCGCGATCATGCGCGTCAGCGACTCCCAGCTCGTGCTCATGCGCAACCGCCGATTGGGATCCGCCTCGGCCACGAAGGTTCCCGTGCCCTGCTGCCGGACGAGACGGCGCTCCTCCACCAGGCTGGTCACGGCCTGGCGGGCCGTGATCCGCGAGACGCCGTGCTCCTGGGCCAGCTCGTCCAGGCTGGGGATGCGCGCGCCGGGAACCCACTCGCCGCTGTCGATGCGGCTGCGGATGGCGCAGGCCACCTGGAGATAGAGCGGACTGCGGCTGCGCCGCAGCAAGTCCTTCATCCGTCCGTCCTCAGCCATGCGCCCGGCGTCCTCCGTTCCTTGACAGCGGCCGTTCTGGGGGAACGGCCGATCATCCGCGTACATAAGAGGATCGGAGGAATTCCGCAACCGCCGCGTCATCGGGCTCCACGCCGAGCCCCGGGCCCCCGGGCAGGGTGAAGACGCCCTCGTCGAGCCGGGGATGCGGGGCGGCCAGGCCCTCGCGCAGGGGGTTGGGGTTCACGTCGATCTCCAGGAGTCCGGGACCGCCCGCGGCCGCCAGCAGATGGGCCGAGGCCAACAGGCCCACGCCGCCGCCGAGGTAGTGCGGGCAGTAGACCCGCCCGGCCTCCAGGGCCGCCCGGGCCGCCTCGAGGCAGCCGCTCACCCCGCCCCACTTGCAGGCGTCGGGCTGGACGAAGGCGAGATGGCCGAAGGCCGCGCGGAACTCCCCGAGGGAGCGGATGTTCTCGCCCGCGGCCAGGGGAATGGGCGAGGCCTCGGCCAGCCGCCGCCATTCCTCGATGGGCCGGTCGCAGCGCAGGGGCTCCTCGATCCACTCCACGGGGAAGGCCGCCAGCTCCCGGAGCATGGCCCCGGCCGTGTCCAGATCCCAGGCCTGGTTGGCGTCGAGCATGAAACGTTCGCCGGGCCGCAGGGACTCCGAAATCATCCGGACGTTGGTCAGGTCGCGGTCGCGGCCGAAGCCCACCTTGAGTTTGAAGGCCCGGTATCCGGCCGCGCGACAGGCCTCCACGGTCTCCAGGCAGCCCGCCGGATTGATGCCGCTGGCGTAGGCCGGGACCACGCCCTCGCCCTTTCCGCCGAGCAGGCGG
It contains:
- a CDS encoding lysylphosphatidylglycerol synthase transmembrane domain-containing protein, encoding MESTTPSPRPRSRAAVLKAAIFLATACGIIIALFSLADFSRLTASLAQARPGPILAAALLQALAAALRAERLRRILGGSPAFGRVFHIANTGNMVNCLIPLRAGEFCMTFLLAGSLKHGASEALSKIFVDRLLDLMTVTLLFIATALSLPGDATAAPGLRGAAAVCAVILPATWLLLFLLSRFQTPMLRLLKRLAAPFRFLPWDSLEGRIRSGIAGLDVLFRPRELFLLLLRSLLIWTLIAASYHFGMAALFPPPAFQAALLAMCLTVVGLMAVAAPAGIGAVHGAIVLALSLFGVPVDQGLAFALLYHALVTTLNVALGLVGTHALGLRPGRLLRLSARRGADSPDEAAPR
- a CDS encoding B12-binding domain-containing radical SAM protein, translated to METVLLLNPPGKKRYIRDYFCSKVSKSGYLYPPTDLLLQSGLLARDFRVSALDAVAEGLSPEAAIERVAASRPDHLLTLAGAVSLGEDAEFLARLRRAVPSIRSAVGIGDLFLENPAAALERFAGLDAVAVDFTADGPGRFFAGRDDHGLATRGGGPGAAPARGEFSIPVPRHDLFASPRYRYPFVRRRPFAVVLTNFGCPYRCSFCVMPGLGFKSRAVENVLEELDLLKARGCRDLYFNDQTFGADRPRTRALLEAMIRRKYGFGFVCFTRVDLMNREFLLLLRRAGCHTVMFGAESADDALLESYSKNITAGGVMAARAACRELGLRTVATFILGLPGETEESALATIAFAKRLDPDFASFNLAVPRMGTPLRREALDRGYADPENREMDQSGSRASLATESLAAERAEALRNRASREFYLRPGKILGRLLDVRTTVDALNLTRDGLGVMADAARGLWRERKGSGR
- a CDS encoding mandelate racemase/muconate lactonizing enzyme family protein; the protein is MNSGNAVIETDTLRVRRVEIRVYRAPIDTPVTTSFGVMRDRPSVLLRLEDESGAHGWGEVWCNFPDCGAEHRAGLLRSVFAPLLLGREFRGPSEAAAELTRATHTLMLQTAEYGPIQQCLAGADDALWDLAARKAGLPLHRLLGGKGEGVVPAYASGINPAGCLETVEACRAAGYRAFKLKVGFGRDRDLTNVRMISESLRPGERFMLDANQAWDLDTAGAMLRELAAFPVEWIEEPLRCDRPIEEWRRLAEASPIPLAAGENIRSLGEFRAAFGHLAFVQPDACKWGGVSGCLEAARAALEAGRVYCPHYLGGGVGLLASAHLLAAAGGPGLLEIDVNPNPLREGLAAPHPRLDEGVFTLPGGPGLGVEPDDAAVAEFLRSSYVRG
- a CDS encoding GntR family transcriptional regulator translates to MAEDGRMKDLLRRSRSPLYLQVACAIRSRIDSGEWVPGARIPSLDELAQEHGVSRITARQAVTSLVEERRLVRQQGTGTFVAEADPNRRLRMSTSWESLTRMIAGTSLDILAERREAPPPPLDDVPGRPAAAYQYMRRVHGRDGRPYAVLDIYLDQEVFDRAPDLYRSITVLSVLNDREEVTEGAQTLTISTADPESARCLDIAVDAPVALVRRHVLGAEGRLLYFANVVYRGDSISFDIDLVCKGRKG
- the cysC gene encoding adenylyl-sulfate kinase, yielding MTNDDPDGKTLTEQCRHASNAATCPPPAQVLRRHREAANGHRSLALWFTGLSGSGKSTLAHALEKRLHDRGVRTYVFDGDKIRHGLCADLSFSADDRTENVRRIAESVKLFLDAGIVCFCAFISPMRADRENVRRILGDADFHEVYVRCSLEECERRDIKGYYRLARQGRIKNYTGISAPYEAPENPALTLDTDALGLEACLDRLEAFLAGNGLPPR
- a CDS encoding glycosyltransferase family 9 protein; translation: MPVQFMRFIDFWLGAPCCLLLTLWLRVARLFRRPRPRPERLRRVIFIQLAESGAFVAAQAAMRRLEERHPGAEPWVLTFGLGGQVLDALRFPRDRRIVIRTDGLWTFCRDTLAAIARMRALAPDATVNLETFARFSTLLAALSGAPIRAGFFRFHDEGRYTGGLLTHRLVYSPHLHAAQTYAALVESLAEEPGPEPAAKVAVPLEDLELPRVPSDPALRARVEEMLRSLCPGWEPSWRLVLLNVNASDMAPNRRWPEANYLELAARLAEPPDVLVGFIGAPGERAAVERLLRELPHPRVHNLAGRTGLPDLMELFHAADLLVTNDSGPAHLAGAAEIDVIVLFGPETPKIFRPLGPRVRAVSLELACSPCISAYNQKRSPCRDNRCMKGISVESVLGMAQVALGRRP